In one window of Streptomyces roseofulvus DNA:
- a CDS encoding AAA family ATPase has product MRIQHTGVFAGEAAIPAQRARARTRARGRVVRDLRDRGGRGPRALTFAAGDVVVVSGLPGSGKSTLLRRTAEGRGVDSQDARERWEARMPRLLPYALYRPLVRIAHYAGLRRALRSGAGVVVHDCGTQSWVRGWLARSAARRGRALHLVLLDVDPATARDGQRERGRGVSAYAFARHRRAVGRLVAAVEAGRLPRGCASATLLDRDAATVLRRIGFRDTA; this is encoded by the coding sequence ATGAGGATCCAGCACACCGGCGTCTTCGCCGGCGAAGCAGCCATACCGGCCCAGCGGGCCCGCGCCCGGACCCGCGCCCGCGGGCGCGTCGTGCGGGACCTGCGCGACCGGGGCGGGCGCGGCCCGCGCGCCCTGACCTTCGCCGCCGGCGACGTCGTGGTCGTCTCCGGACTGCCCGGCAGCGGCAAGTCCACGCTGCTGCGGCGGACCGCCGAGGGCCGCGGCGTCGACTCGCAGGACGCCCGCGAGCGCTGGGAGGCCCGGATGCCCCGCCTCCTGCCGTACGCGCTCTACCGCCCGCTGGTCCGGATCGCCCACTACGCCGGGCTCCGGCGGGCCCTGCGCTCCGGCGCCGGGGTCGTCGTCCACGACTGCGGCACCCAGTCCTGGGTCCGCGGCTGGCTGGCCCGCTCCGCCGCCCGCCGCGGCCGCGCCCTCCACCTGGTCCTCCTCGACGTCGATCCGGCCACCGCCCGGGACGGCCAGCGCGAGCGGGGCCGGGGGGTGTCCGCGTACGCCTTCGCCCGGCACCGCAGGGCCGTCGGCCGGCTCGTCGCCGCCGTCGAGGCGGGCCGGCTGCCCCGCGGCTGCGCCTCCGCCACCCTCCTCGACCGGGACGCGGCGACCGTGCTGCGCCGCATCGGCTTCCGCGACACCGCCTGA
- a CDS encoding ABC transporter substrate-binding protein produces the protein MRILNSRSTRALTAAITVGLIATGCASDRDKDENKSGAKDTFVFGAPGDPASLDPALASDGETFRVTRQAFEALLEHESGGSKLIGGLAEKWSSNPEGTVWTFNLRKGVKFHDGETFDAKAVCANYDYWFNWKGTYQSSAVSYYWQTIMGGFKANEDKETPKANYKSCTVKDDATAVIEVFEPSANLPGGFSLQALAIHSPKALQEYAKQQVTEAGDAITYPKYSQEAGTVAGTGPYKITKWNKGNKEVALERFDDYWGEKAKVKNLVFRTIDTEEGRRQALQAGDIDGYDLVAPADIKTLEGAGFQVPTRDVFNLLYLGMTQEANPALKKPEVRQAIAHAVDRENIVKTQLPEGGKVATQFMPDTVAGYSENVKKYAFDTAKAKSLLAGAGASGLSVDFCYPTEVTRPYMPAPQDIFELVKADLEKAGIKVNPKPKKWNPDYVDAVEKGGCALHMLGWTGDFNDGYNFIGTWFAGYDKQWGFKNDKVFNAVKAGSLQGDPTKRTDLYKAANEAIMEYLPGLPLTSSPPAIAFGKNVVPPKVSPLTQENFAEVSFK, from the coding sequence ATGCGCATACTCAATTCCCGGTCGACCCGGGCTCTGACGGCGGCCATCACGGTCGGCCTCATCGCCACGGGCTGCGCGAGCGACCGGGACAAGGACGAGAACAAGTCCGGAGCCAAGGACACCTTCGTGTTCGGCGCCCCCGGCGACCCGGCCTCCCTCGACCCGGCCCTCGCCTCCGACGGCGAGACCTTCCGGGTCACCCGTCAGGCGTTCGAGGCGCTCCTGGAGCACGAGTCCGGTGGCAGCAAGCTCATCGGCGGGCTCGCCGAGAAGTGGTCGAGCAACCCCGAGGGCACCGTCTGGACCTTCAACCTCCGCAAGGGCGTGAAGTTCCACGACGGCGAGACCTTCGACGCGAAGGCGGTCTGCGCCAACTACGACTACTGGTTCAACTGGAAGGGCACCTACCAGTCGAGCGCGGTCTCGTACTACTGGCAGACCATCATGGGCGGCTTCAAGGCCAACGAGGACAAGGAGACGCCCAAGGCGAACTACAAGTCCTGCACGGTCAAGGACGACGCCACCGCCGTCATCGAGGTCTTCGAGCCCTCCGCCAACCTCCCCGGCGGCTTCTCCCTCCAGGCCCTCGCGATCCACTCGCCGAAGGCGCTCCAGGAGTACGCGAAGCAGCAGGTCACCGAGGCCGGCGACGCCATCACGTACCCCAAGTACAGCCAGGAGGCCGGCACGGTCGCCGGCACCGGCCCGTACAAGATCACGAAGTGGAACAAGGGCAACAAGGAAGTCGCCCTGGAGCGCTTCGACGACTACTGGGGTGAGAAGGCCAAGGTCAAGAACCTGGTCTTCCGCACGATCGACACCGAGGAGGGCCGCCGCCAGGCGCTCCAGGCCGGTGACATCGACGGCTACGACCTGGTCGCGCCCGCCGACATCAAGACCCTCGAGGGCGCCGGCTTCCAGGTCCCGACCCGTGACGTCTTCAACCTGCTCTACCTCGGTATGACGCAGGAGGCCAACCCGGCGCTGAAGAAGCCCGAGGTCCGCCAGGCCATCGCGCACGCCGTCGACCGCGAGAACATCGTCAAGACCCAGCTGCCCGAGGGCGGCAAGGTCGCGACCCAGTTCATGCCCGACACCGTCGCCGGCTACTCGGAGAACGTGAAGAAGTACGCCTTCGACACCGCCAAGGCCAAGTCGCTCCTCGCCGGCGCCGGCGCGAGCGGCCTGTCGGTCGACTTCTGCTACCCGACCGAGGTCACCCGCCCGTACATGCCTGCCCCGCAGGACATCTTCGAGCTGGTCAAGGCCGACCTGGAGAAGGCCGGCATCAAGGTCAACCCCAAGCCGAAGAAGTGGAACCCGGACTACGTCGACGCGGTGGAGAAGGGCGGCTGCGCCCTCCACATGCTCGGCTGGACCGGTGACTTCAACGACGGCTACAACTTCATCGGCACCTGGTTCGCCGGGTACGACAAGCAGTGGGGCTTCAAGAACGACAAGGTCTTCAACGCGGTGAAGGCCGGCTCGCTCCAGGGCGACCCGACCAAGCGCACGGACCTCTACAAGGCCGCCAACGAGGCGATCATGGAGTACCTGCCGGGTCTCCCGCTGACCTCCTCCCCGCCGGCCATCGCGTTCGGCAAGAACGTGGTCCCGCCGAAGGTCTCCCCGCTGACGCAGGAGAACTTCGCCGAGGTCTCCTTCAAGTAA
- a CDS encoding ABC transporter permease yields the protein MSLTNTASKIDRLAQLTAKTETASGASLWREAMRRLRNSKMALIGGAIIAGFVVLAIIGPWIAPYSPTEQTWRGEVFANRGEFVGARAENWFGLDHLGRDLFSRMLVGARQTLLVGVVSMLIGLLIGALVGIVSGAAATLGGKAGRRIDDAIMRVTDILLALPSLLLAVSVAAVLGQSLTTVMIAVGVVQIPVFTRLLRGSMLAQGGSDYVLAARSLGIRKRRIVFTQILPNSLSPVIVQATLSLATAIIEAAALSYLGLGNPDPAVPEWGVMLSAAQRFFDNEPMMSMYPAVGIVITALGFTLLGEAMREALDPKLRG from the coding sequence ATGAGTCTGACCAACACTGCCTCCAAGATCGACCGGCTCGCCCAGCTCACGGCGAAGACCGAGACCGCCAGCGGCGCCAGCCTGTGGCGCGAGGCGATGCGCCGGCTGCGCAACAGCAAGATGGCGCTCATCGGCGGCGCGATCATCGCCGGCTTCGTCGTGCTCGCGATCATCGGCCCCTGGATCGCCCCCTACAGCCCCACCGAGCAGACCTGGCGCGGCGAGGTCTTCGCCAACCGCGGCGAGTTCGTCGGCGCCCGCGCCGAGAACTGGTTCGGCCTGGACCACCTCGGCCGCGACCTGTTCTCCCGGATGCTCGTGGGCGCCCGCCAGACGCTGCTCGTCGGCGTCGTCTCCATGCTCATCGGCCTGCTGATCGGCGCCCTCGTCGGCATCGTCTCGGGCGCCGCGGCCACCCTCGGCGGGAAGGCCGGACGGCGGATCGACGACGCGATCATGCGCGTCACCGACATCCTGCTCGCCCTGCCGTCGCTGCTCCTCGCCGTCTCCGTCGCCGCCGTGCTGGGCCAGTCGCTCACCACCGTGATGATCGCCGTCGGCGTGGTGCAGATCCCGGTCTTCACCCGGCTCCTGCGCGGCTCGATGCTCGCCCAGGGCGGCAGCGACTACGTCCTCGCCGCCCGCTCGCTGGGCATCCGCAAGCGGCGGATCGTCTTCACCCAGATCCTGCCGAACTCGCTGAGCCCGGTGATCGTCCAGGCGACGCTCAGCCTCGCCACCGCCATCATCGAGGCCGCCGCCCTCTCCTACCTCGGACTCGGCAACCCCGACCCCGCGGTGCCCGAGTGGGGCGTCATGCTCTCCGCGGCCCAGCGGTTCTTCGACAACGAGCCGATGATGTCCATGTACCCGGCGGTCGGCATCGTCATCACCGCCCTCGGCTTCACCCTGCTCGGCGAGGCCATGCGCGAAGCCCTCGACCCGAAGCTGCGAGGCTGA
- a CDS encoding ABC transporter permease codes for MLRLVVRRLLQLIPTLLGLSVLLFIWLNRLPGGPASAILGERATEADVARINRALGLDQPIYVQYGRFLKRLLDLDLGTSVQTGQPVWDEFVLRFPATVELSLAAMLIATVVGIPLGYLAARKRGGWIDVASVSGSLVGICIPVFFLAQLLKGAFGEIFGTFGRQSTGIDATSVTGFAVLDGVLTGEFDAAWDALMHLVLPGIALATIPLAVIVRMTRASVLEVLGEDYIRTAESKGLERRVVRVRHVLRNALLPVVTAIGLLTGSLLSGAVLTESVFTFGGIGSFIRTAIDARDYPVLVGFIMFIAMIYVVINMLVDLAYSVIDPRVRVH; via the coding sequence GTGTTGCGACTCGTCGTACGACGACTTCTCCAGCTCATACCCACCCTGCTCGGCCTGTCGGTTCTGCTCTTCATCTGGCTGAACCGACTGCCCGGCGGACCCGCCTCAGCGATCCTGGGCGAGCGGGCGACCGAAGCCGATGTGGCGCGCATCAACCGCGCGCTGGGCCTCGACCAGCCGATCTACGTCCAGTACGGACGCTTCCTCAAGCGGCTCCTCGACCTCGACCTCGGCACCTCGGTGCAGACCGGACAGCCCGTCTGGGACGAGTTCGTGCTGCGCTTCCCCGCCACGGTCGAACTCAGCCTCGCGGCCATGCTCATCGCCACCGTCGTGGGCATCCCGCTCGGCTACCTCGCCGCCCGCAAGCGCGGCGGCTGGATCGACGTGGCCTCCGTCTCCGGCTCCCTCGTCGGCATCTGCATCCCGGTCTTCTTCCTGGCACAGCTGCTCAAGGGCGCCTTCGGCGAGATCTTCGGCACCTTCGGCCGCCAGTCCACCGGCATCGACGCCACCAGCGTCACCGGCTTCGCCGTCCTCGACGGCGTGCTGACCGGCGAGTTCGACGCCGCCTGGGACGCCCTCATGCACCTGGTGCTGCCCGGCATCGCCCTGGCCACCATCCCGCTCGCGGTCATCGTCCGCATGACCCGCGCCAGCGTCCTGGAGGTGCTCGGCGAGGACTACATCCGCACCGCCGAGTCCAAGGGCCTGGAGCGCCGGGTCGTCCGCGTCCGCCACGTGCTGCGCAACGCGCTGCTCCCCGTCGTCACCGCCATCGGCCTGCTCACCGGCAGCCTGCTCTCCGGCGCGGTGCTCACCGAGTCCGTCTTCACCTTCGGCGGCATCGGCTCCTTCATCCGGACCGCCATCGACGCCCGCGACTACCCGGTGCTCGTCGGCTTCATCATGTTCATCGCCATGATCTACGTGGTGATCAACATGCTCGTCGACCTCGCGTACAGCGTCATCGACCCGAGGGTGCGGGTGCACTGA
- a CDS encoding ABC transporter ATP-binding protein, with the protein MPLLTVDELTVTFGGRGRKDVRAVNGVSFSVDQGQVVGLVGESGCGKSVTSLALMGLLPAKGVTLGGRADLDGTELLSLSPSKMRDLRGRDMAMIFQDPLSSLNPVVPIGVQVTEILQRHRGLKGEAARKEAAHLLDRVGIPDPTRRLKEFPHQLSGGMRQRALIAMAVACAPRLLIADEPTTALDVTIQAQILELLKELVDQEGTALLMITHDLGVVAGLCDQVNVLYAGKVVESAARRELFAHPTHPYTHGLLGSIPRLDAPRGEPLHPIRGSINDQIAWADGCAFAPRCDRYEMECLTGTPELTEPRAAGHRARCANPVLATTEVPA; encoded by the coding sequence ATGCCACTGCTCACCGTGGACGAACTCACCGTCACCTTCGGCGGCCGCGGCCGCAAGGACGTCCGGGCGGTCAACGGCGTCTCGTTCAGCGTCGACCAGGGCCAGGTCGTCGGCCTCGTCGGCGAGTCGGGCTGCGGCAAGTCCGTGACCTCGCTCGCCCTCATGGGGCTGCTGCCCGCCAAGGGCGTCACCCTCGGCGGCCGGGCCGACCTCGACGGCACGGAACTGCTGTCGCTCTCCCCGTCGAAGATGCGCGACCTGCGCGGACGCGACATGGCGATGATCTTCCAGGACCCGCTGTCCTCGCTGAACCCGGTCGTCCCCATCGGCGTCCAGGTCACCGAGATCCTCCAGCGCCACCGCGGGCTGAAGGGCGAGGCCGCCCGCAAGGAGGCCGCCCACCTGCTCGACCGGGTCGGCATCCCCGACCCCACCCGGCGGCTCAAGGAGTTCCCGCACCAGCTCTCCGGCGGCATGCGGCAGCGCGCGCTCATCGCCATGGCGGTGGCCTGCGCCCCCCGCCTGCTCATCGCCGACGAGCCGACCACCGCGCTCGACGTCACCATCCAGGCCCAGATCCTCGAACTCCTCAAGGAACTGGTCGACCAGGAGGGCACCGCGCTGCTGATGATCACCCACGACCTGGGTGTCGTCGCCGGCCTCTGCGACCAGGTGAACGTCCTCTACGCGGGCAAGGTCGTCGAATCGGCCGCCCGGCGCGAGCTGTTCGCCCACCCGACGCACCCGTACACCCACGGCCTGCTCGGCTCCATCCCCCGGCTCGACGCCCCCCGCGGCGAGCCGCTCCACCCGATCCGCGGGTCCATCAACGACCAGATCGCCTGGGCCGACGGCTGCGCCTTCGCCCCGCGCTGCGACCGGTACGAGATGGAGTGCCTCACCGGCACGCCCGAACTGACCGAACCGCGCGCGGCCGGCCACCGCGCCCGCTGCGCGAACCCGGTCCTCGCCACGACGGAGGTACCGGCATGA
- a CDS encoding trimeric intracellular cation channel family protein translates to MLHDLFSPSVQHTLDLVGIFVFAISGALLGVRKNFDVFGMAVLAEVTALGGGLLRDLIIGAVPPAAFTDLGYFLMPLVATALVFFLHPEVERTQTMVNVFDAAGLGLFCVTGTTKAYDYGLGLTSSAALGLATAVGGGVLRDVLANEVPSLLRWDRDLYAVPAIVGAAMVVLCIRFDVLNAYTSGAAVLTAFLLRLLAMRYHWRAPRAWNRRSSAREEPEKATAQ, encoded by the coding sequence GTGCTTCACGATCTGTTCAGCCCGTCGGTCCAACACACGCTCGACCTCGTCGGGATCTTCGTCTTCGCCATCTCCGGCGCCCTCCTCGGCGTCCGGAAGAACTTCGACGTCTTCGGCATGGCCGTGCTCGCCGAGGTCACCGCGCTCGGCGGCGGTCTCCTCCGCGACCTCATCATCGGAGCCGTACCCCCGGCCGCCTTCACCGACCTCGGCTACTTCCTCATGCCGCTGGTCGCCACGGCCCTGGTCTTCTTCCTCCACCCCGAGGTGGAGCGCACCCAGACGATGGTGAACGTGTTCGACGCCGCCGGCCTCGGTCTCTTCTGCGTGACCGGGACGACGAAGGCGTACGACTACGGGCTCGGCCTCACCTCCTCGGCGGCGCTCGGCCTCGCCACCGCCGTCGGCGGCGGTGTGCTGCGCGACGTGCTCGCCAACGAGGTGCCCTCGCTGCTCCGCTGGGACCGCGACCTGTACGCCGTCCCCGCGATCGTCGGCGCCGCCATGGTCGTCCTCTGCATCCGCTTCGACGTGCTGAACGCGTACACCAGCGGCGCGGCGGTGCTCACCGCCTTCCTCCTGCGGCTGCTCGCCATGCGCTACCACTGGCGGGCGCCGCGCGCCTGGAACCGCCGGTCGTCCGCCCGCGAGGAGCCCGAAAAAGCTACCGCTCAGTAA
- a CDS encoding enhanced serine sensitivity protein SseB → MDVTWPGNELEEALAAALGEPAAGGRLIEVLGRSQVWVPLPNGGGPDSPSLDLATMEIGGAAYVPVYSSQEQFLACVGDHMSFTVAPARDFARGLPPQLGIAVNPGGVVGVPLPPPAVAELCRVGRTALDGPASGGRVRLFEPDWQDDPVDFLAAAAAEFDATGVVATARRTLASVEGTEPALFVGVQLTGWDGVDRNAPLDALGRALGRVEVAWPVNLILLDMAADPVGDWMLERVRPFYQRATG, encoded by the coding sequence GTGGACGTGACGTGGCCGGGCAACGAGCTGGAGGAGGCGCTGGCCGCCGCGCTCGGGGAGCCCGCGGCCGGAGGCCGGCTCATCGAGGTGCTCGGCCGCAGCCAGGTCTGGGTCCCGCTGCCCAACGGCGGCGGCCCCGACAGCCCCAGCCTGGACCTCGCCACGATGGAGATCGGCGGCGCCGCCTACGTCCCCGTCTACAGCTCGCAGGAGCAGTTCCTCGCCTGCGTCGGCGACCACATGTCCTTCACCGTCGCCCCCGCCCGTGACTTCGCCCGCGGGCTGCCCCCGCAGCTCGGCATCGCGGTGAACCCCGGCGGCGTCGTCGGCGTCCCGCTGCCCCCGCCCGCCGTCGCCGAGCTCTGCCGGGTCGGGCGCACCGCCCTCGACGGGCCCGCGTCCGGAGGCCGGGTCCGGCTCTTCGAGCCCGACTGGCAGGACGACCCGGTCGACTTCCTCGCCGCGGCCGCCGCCGAGTTCGACGCCACCGGCGTCGTCGCCACCGCCCGCCGCACCCTCGCCAGCGTCGAGGGCACCGAACCGGCCCTCTTCGTCGGCGTCCAGCTCACCGGCTGGGACGGCGTCGACCGCAACGCCCCGCTGGACGCCCTCGGCCGCGCCCTCGGCCGCGTCGAGGTCGCCTGGCCGGTCAACCTGATCCTGCTCGACATGGCCGCCGACCCGGTCGGCGACTGGATGCTGGAACGGGTGCGCCCCTTCTACCAGCGCGCCACCGGGTGA
- a CDS encoding oligopeptide/dipeptide ABC transporter ATP-binding protein produces MSLLELDGVKVHFPVKKGILFDRTVGHVYAVDGISLKVEAGQTYGLVGESGCGKTTLGRAVLRLVDVTDGSVVLDGTDVAKLPEKELRSFRRRLQMVFQDPLGSLNPRQNIESILSEGMAAHGIGANQEERREKIREILAKVGLPANALSRYPHEFSGGQRQRIGIARALVLEPDLIICDEPVSALDVSIQAQVINLLEELQESMGLTYLVIAHDLAVVRHISDVIGVMYLGALVEEAPSDTLYEEPLHPYTRALMSAVPVPDPEVEERRERILLRGDLPSPANPPAGCRFHTRCPWAQPKCAEERPELTDAGDGHKVACHFTQEIRSGELRAAGETDATAIPAQAKAPAEETASKATPAEATPSAEGAAEATASDEAASEEAPAEATASDEAATEEAPAEATASDEDPSEEAAQDEAPAEGAPGDGGASGKAGGK; encoded by the coding sequence ATGAGCCTGCTCGAACTCGACGGCGTGAAGGTCCACTTCCCCGTCAAGAAGGGCATCCTCTTCGACCGCACGGTCGGCCACGTCTACGCCGTGGACGGCATCTCGCTCAAGGTCGAGGCGGGCCAGACGTACGGCCTGGTCGGCGAGTCGGGCTGCGGCAAGACCACGCTCGGACGGGCCGTGCTGCGGCTCGTGGACGTCACCGACGGCTCCGTCGTCCTCGACGGCACCGACGTGGCCAAGCTGCCGGAGAAGGAGCTGCGCTCCTTCCGCCGCCGGCTCCAGATGGTCTTCCAGGACCCGCTGGGCAGCCTCAACCCGCGCCAGAACATCGAGTCGATCCTCAGCGAGGGCATGGCCGCGCACGGGATCGGCGCGAACCAGGAGGAGCGGCGGGAGAAGATCCGGGAGATCCTCGCCAAGGTGGGCCTGCCCGCCAACGCGCTCTCCCGCTACCCGCACGAGTTCTCCGGCGGCCAGCGCCAGCGCATCGGCATCGCCCGCGCGCTGGTCCTGGAGCCGGACCTCATCATCTGCGACGAGCCGGTCTCCGCGCTGGACGTCTCCATCCAGGCGCAGGTGATCAACCTCCTGGAGGAGCTCCAGGAGTCGATGGGCCTGACCTACCTGGTCATCGCCCACGACCTGGCCGTCGTCCGGCACATCTCGGACGTCATCGGCGTGATGTACCTCGGCGCGCTGGTGGAGGAGGCGCCGAGCGACACGCTGTACGAGGAGCCGCTGCACCCGTACACCCGGGCGCTCATGTCCGCCGTGCCGGTGCCCGACCCGGAGGTCGAGGAGCGGCGCGAGCGGATCCTCCTCCGCGGCGACCTGCCGTCCCCGGCGAACCCGCCGGCCGGCTGCCGCTTCCACACCCGCTGCCCGTGGGCGCAGCCCAAGTGCGCGGAGGAGCGGCCGGAGCTCACGGACGCGGGCGACGGCCACAAGGTGGCCTGCCACTTCACCCAGGAGATCCGCTCGGGCGAACTCCGCGCGGCGGGCGAGACCGACGCCACGGCGATCCCGGCCCAGGCGAAGGCCCCGGCGGAGGAGACCGCCTCGAAGGCGACACCGGCCGAGGCGACGCCCTCGGCCGAGGGCGCGGCCGAGGCGACCGCTTCGGACGAGGCCGCTTCGGAGGAGGCGCCGGCCGAGGCGACCGCTTCGGACGAGGCCGCTACGGAGGAGGCGCCGGCCGAGGCGACCGCTTCGGACGAGGACCCGTCGGAGGAGGCCGCCCAGGACGAGGCGCCGGCCGAGGGGGCCCCGGGCGACGGGGGCGCCTCCGGGAAGGCCGGGGGCAAGTAG
- the gcvT gene encoding glycine cleavage system aminomethyltransferase GcvT, with product MSTTPRLTALDALHRSLGATMTDFAGWDMPLRYGSERDEHNAVRTRAGLFDLSHMGEITVTGPQAVDLLDYALVGNISTVGNGRARYTMICQEDGGILDDLIVYRLGETEYMVVANASNAQVVLDALVARAGGFDAEVRDDRDAYALLAVQGPESPGILKQLTDADLDGLKYYAGLPGTVAGVPALIARTGYTGEDGFELFLKPEHAEGVWKALTEAGAGVGLIPCGLSCRDTLRLEAGMPLYGHELTTSLTPFDAGLGRVVKFEKPGDFVGRKALEAAAERAETAPPRKLVGLIAEGRRVPRAGMQVVFGGEAVGEITSGAPSPTLGVPIAMAYVDAAHAAPGTEGVGVDIRGTHEPYKVVALPFYKRQK from the coding sequence ATGAGCACCACCCCCCGCCTGACCGCCCTCGATGCCCTGCATCGTTCGCTGGGCGCGACCATGACCGACTTCGCCGGCTGGGACATGCCGCTGCGGTACGGCAGCGAGCGCGACGAGCACAACGCCGTCCGCACCCGGGCCGGCCTCTTCGACCTCTCCCACATGGGCGAGATCACCGTGACCGGCCCGCAGGCCGTCGACCTGCTCGACTACGCCCTGGTCGGCAACATCTCCACGGTGGGCAACGGCCGCGCCCGCTACACGATGATCTGCCAGGAGGACGGCGGGATCCTCGACGACCTGATCGTCTACCGCCTCGGCGAGACCGAGTACATGGTGGTGGCGAACGCCTCCAACGCCCAGGTCGTCCTGGACGCCCTGGTGGCCCGTGCCGGGGGCTTCGACGCCGAGGTCCGCGACGACCGCGACGCGTACGCCCTGCTCGCCGTGCAGGGCCCCGAGTCCCCCGGCATCCTCAAGCAGCTCACCGACGCCGACCTGGACGGCCTGAAGTACTACGCGGGCCTCCCCGGCACCGTCGCCGGCGTCCCGGCGCTGATCGCCCGGACCGGCTACACCGGCGAGGACGGCTTCGAGCTCTTCCTGAAGCCGGAGCACGCCGAGGGCGTCTGGAAGGCCCTGACCGAGGCGGGCGCGGGCGTCGGCCTGATCCCGTGCGGCCTGTCCTGCCGCGACACGCTCCGCCTGGAGGCGGGCATGCCGCTGTACGGGCACGAGCTCACCACCTCGCTCACCCCCTTCGACGCCGGTCTCGGCCGGGTCGTGAAGTTCGAGAAGCCGGGCGACTTCGTCGGCCGCAAGGCCCTGGAGGCCGCCGCCGAGCGCGCCGAGACCGCCCCGCCGCGCAAGCTGGTCGGCCTGATCGCCGAGGGCCGCCGCGTCCCGCGCGCCGGCATGCAGGTCGTCTTCGGCGGCGAGGCCGTCGGCGAGATCACCTCCGGCGCCCCCTCCCCCACGCTCGGCGTGCCGATCGCGATGGCGTACGTCGACGCGGCGCACGCGGCCCCCGGGACCGAGGGCGTGGGCGTGGACATCCGCGGCACCCACGAGCCCTACAAGGTCGTGGCGCTGCCGTTCTACAAGCGCCAGAAGTGA
- a CDS encoding enhanced serine sensitivity protein SseB C-terminal domain-containing protein: MSASGGATTGQVEHMLRQVAPGRYDAYEGLLHALADGELYMLLWQGSPGSPEAQYGNMEVDGLGYAPCVTSAGELAASGWHRAHERVTGREIARALYPERWGVWLNPHAPGGGVGIPWADLRRIATGLDRMPAGPLRVSEPALEIPHFYAQLTQNAHRTPAVRSLRRGWVQPALGTPYLVIGLDLYDGSAATVDEVRAMMRQSINAVPEGLPVSTVALSDAYDPVALWLRAHARPFYDREAHGTPSQHAGSHRPGYGYPPAQHR; the protein is encoded by the coding sequence GTGAGCGCGTCAGGGGGCGCCACGACCGGACAGGTCGAGCACATGCTGCGCCAGGTGGCGCCCGGACGCTACGACGCGTACGAGGGGCTGCTGCACGCCCTGGCCGACGGCGAGCTGTACATGCTGCTGTGGCAGGGCAGCCCGGGCTCGCCGGAGGCCCAGTACGGCAACATGGAGGTCGACGGCCTCGGGTACGCGCCCTGCGTCACCTCCGCCGGCGAACTCGCCGCCTCCGGCTGGCACCGCGCCCACGAGCGCGTCACCGGCCGTGAGATCGCCCGGGCCCTCTACCCCGAGCGCTGGGGCGTCTGGCTCAACCCGCACGCGCCCGGCGGCGGCGTCGGCATCCCGTGGGCCGATCTGCGGCGGATCGCCACCGGCCTCGACCGGATGCCCGCCGGGCCCCTCCGGGTCTCCGAACCCGCCCTGGAGATCCCGCACTTCTACGCCCAGCTGACCCAGAACGCGCACCGGACCCCGGCCGTCCGCTCGCTCCGCCGCGGCTGGGTGCAGCCCGCGCTCGGGACCCCGTACCTGGTCATCGGCCTCGATCTGTACGACGGTTCGGCGGCGACCGTGGACGAGGTGCGCGCGATGATGCGCCAGTCGATCAACGCCGTGCCCGAGGGGCTGCCCGTCTCGACGGTCGCGCTCTCCGACGCGTACGACCCGGTCGCGCTCTGGCTGCGGGCCCACGCGCGGCCCTTCTACGACCGCGAGGCGCACGGCACCCCGTCCCAGCATGCGGGATCCCACCGTCCGGGATACGGCTACCCGCCGGCGCAGCACCGCTGA